A region from the Acipenser ruthenus chromosome 13, fAciRut3.2 maternal haplotype, whole genome shotgun sequence genome encodes:
- the LOC117417917 gene encoding rho GTPase-activating protein 22-like isoform X4, with protein sequence MGVCCCKVKKRHADQIKGGAGERDRAAVNHEAFLLMANSQNDMEDWVKAIRRVIWAPFGGGIFGQRLEDTVQYEQKFGQRLAPLMVEQCVDFIRERGLDEEGLFRMPGQANLVKELQDAFDCGDKPLFDSNTDVHTVASLLKLYLRELPEPVIPFAKYEDFLSCAQLLAKDEVEGIQELVNQVKNLPQANYNLLKYICKFLDEVQSHSNENKMSVQNLATVFGPNILRPKFEDPVTIMEGTSLVQHLMTVLISEHERLLTSTETEATVAQQEERPLFKCNMVEWISEDDLQGSHSKNKSVNQPDDLCSSATSLDVNISTPIMMSKVASQGKGDIQSQAATSPSKQMKSLPTWKYSFKSSGGKSSSVKLGGSSVDIPNLPSSGNWLINGLSSLRGHRRTSSGDRVKDSGSPQRLSTYDNVTASSLSVPSVASTTWSTSSCEISVPDSVSSCAACNVSDSSGQICGKVEWSTQASQGQSDIKTSELENSSEGLEVYISSMNCSEHSNMVTTSNDSASCSKALTSLVTELREELGKQKEEYETRIRRLEESSAELHVQVNRLEEELDQEKKKYAMLEIKLRNSDRARDDAEKRNQLLQKEMEEFFATLGDLTLGTRTTNI encoded by the exons GCATATTTGGCCAACGATTAGAAGACACTGTACAGTACGAACAGAAGTTCGGACAGCGTCTGGCTCCATTGATGGTAGAACAGTGCGTAGATTTCATTCGAGAGAGAGGCTTGGATGAAGAGGGATTATTCCGAATGCCCGGCCAGGCAAACTTAGTAAAAGAATTACAGGATGCCTTTGATTGTGGAGACAAGCCTCTTTTTGACAG TAACACTGACGTCCACACAGTCGCATCCCTACTAAAGTTATATCTTCGAGAGCTGCCAGAGCCTGTTATCCCCTTTGCCAAGTATGAAGACTTTCTCTCCTGTGCACAGCTGTTAGCCAAGGATGAGGTGGAG GGTATTCAGGAGCTGGTAAACCAAGTGAAAAATCTTCCTCAGGCCAATTACAACCTTCTTAAGTACATTTGCAA ATTCCTTGATGAAGTCCAGTCCCactcaaatgaaaataaaatgagtgTGCAGAACCTTGCCACAGTTTTTGGGCCAAATATTCTACGACCTAAATTTGAAGACCCAGTGACTATAATGGAAG GAACCTCGCTTGTGCAGCATCTTATGACAGTGCTTATTAGCGAACATGAACGACTTCTCACCAGTACAGAAACAGAAGCCACTGTCGCCCAGCAAGAAGAGAGACCCCTGTTTAAATGCAACATGGTTGAGTGGATTTCTGAAGATGACCTACAGGGAAGCCACTCGAAGAACAAAAGCGTGAATCAACCTGATGATCTCTGCAGCAGTGCCACTTCACTTGACGTTAACATCAGCACCCCCATAATGATGTCCAAAGTTGCATCTCAGGGAAAGGGAGATATACAAAGCCAAGCAGCAACCAGTCCCAGTAAACAGATGAAGTCCCTTCCAACCTGGAAATATTCCTTTAAAAGTTCAGGGGGGAAATCTAGCAGTGTTAAATTAGGTGGCTCCTCAGTGGATATTCCAAATTTGCCATCTAGTGGAAACTGGTTAATTAATGGACTTTCATCCCTCCGTGGCCATAGAAGGACTTCATCAGGAGACCGGGTTAAAGACTCAGGCTCCCCCCAAAGACTGTCAACATACGACAACGTTACTGCATCTAGTCTGAGCGTACCGAGTGTAGCCAGCACAACATGGTCCACTTCCTCTTGTGAGATTTCTGTTCCAGACTCTGTCAGTAGCTGCGCTGCCTGCAATGTGAGTGACTCTTCAGGGCagatctgtggcaaagtggaaTGGTCTACACAAGCCTCTCAAGGGCAGAGTGACATCAAAACTTCTGAGTTGGAGAACAGTAGCGAGGGGTTGGAAGTTTACATTAGCAGCATGAACTGCAGTGAACACAGTAACATGGTGACTACATCAAATGACTCTGCCAGCTGTTCAAAAGCACTGACCAGCCTGGTTACAGAGCTCAGAGAGGAGCTAGGGAAACAAAAAGAGGAATACGAGACCAGGATAAGAAG ACTTGAAGAATCAAGTGCAGAGCTGCACGTGCAAGTCAATAGACTTGAGGAGGAACTGgaccaagaaaaaaagaaatatgcaaTGCTTGAAATAAAACTTCGAAACTCAGACCGGGCTCGAGACGATGCAGAGAAAAGAAACCAACTCTTgcaaaaagaaatggaagaatttTTTGCTACACTCGGTGATCTAACTCTTGGAACCAGGACAACAAACATATAA
- the LOC117417917 gene encoding rho GTPase-activating protein 22-like isoform X5, translating to MPFFTAKHLKKRKVRKGGAGERDRAAVNHEAFLLMANSQNDMEDWVKAIRRVIWAPFGGGIFGQRLEDTVQYEQKFGQRLAPLMVEQCVDFIRERGLDEEGLFRMPGQANLVKELQDAFDCGDKPLFDSNTDVHTVASLLKLYLRELPEPVIPFAKYEDFLSCAQLLAKDEVEGIQELVNQVKNLPQANYNLLKYICKFLDEVQSHSNENKMSVQNLATVFGPNILRPKFEDPVTIMEGTSLVQHLMTVLISEHERLLTSTETEATVAQQEERPLFKCNMVEWISEDDLQGSHSKNKSVNQPDDLCSSATSLDVNISTPIMMSKVASQGKGDIQSQAATSPSKQMKSLPTWKYSFKSSGGKSSSVKLGGSSVDIPNLPSSGNWLINGLSSLRGHRRTSSGDRVKDSGSPQRLSTYDNVTASSLSVPSVASTTWSTSSCEISVPDSVSSCAACNVSDSSGQICGKVEWSTQASQGQSDIKTSELENSSEGLEVYISSMNCSEHSNMVTTSNDSASCSKALTSLVTELREELGKQKEEYETRIRRLEESSAELHVQVNRLEEELDQEKKKYAMLEIKLRNSDRARDDAEKRNQLLQKEMEEFFATLGDLTLGTRTTNI from the exons GCATATTTGGCCAACGATTAGAAGACACTGTACAGTACGAACAGAAGTTCGGACAGCGTCTGGCTCCATTGATGGTAGAACAGTGCGTAGATTTCATTCGAGAGAGAGGCTTGGATGAAGAGGGATTATTCCGAATGCCCGGCCAGGCAAACTTAGTAAAAGAATTACAGGATGCCTTTGATTGTGGAGACAAGCCTCTTTTTGACAG TAACACTGACGTCCACACAGTCGCATCCCTACTAAAGTTATATCTTCGAGAGCTGCCAGAGCCTGTTATCCCCTTTGCCAAGTATGAAGACTTTCTCTCCTGTGCACAGCTGTTAGCCAAGGATGAGGTGGAG GGTATTCAGGAGCTGGTAAACCAAGTGAAAAATCTTCCTCAGGCCAATTACAACCTTCTTAAGTACATTTGCAA ATTCCTTGATGAAGTCCAGTCCCactcaaatgaaaataaaatgagtgTGCAGAACCTTGCCACAGTTTTTGGGCCAAATATTCTACGACCTAAATTTGAAGACCCAGTGACTATAATGGAAG GAACCTCGCTTGTGCAGCATCTTATGACAGTGCTTATTAGCGAACATGAACGACTTCTCACCAGTACAGAAACAGAAGCCACTGTCGCCCAGCAAGAAGAGAGACCCCTGTTTAAATGCAACATGGTTGAGTGGATTTCTGAAGATGACCTACAGGGAAGCCACTCGAAGAACAAAAGCGTGAATCAACCTGATGATCTCTGCAGCAGTGCCACTTCACTTGACGTTAACATCAGCACCCCCATAATGATGTCCAAAGTTGCATCTCAGGGAAAGGGAGATATACAAAGCCAAGCAGCAACCAGTCCCAGTAAACAGATGAAGTCCCTTCCAACCTGGAAATATTCCTTTAAAAGTTCAGGGGGGAAATCTAGCAGTGTTAAATTAGGTGGCTCCTCAGTGGATATTCCAAATTTGCCATCTAGTGGAAACTGGTTAATTAATGGACTTTCATCCCTCCGTGGCCATAGAAGGACTTCATCAGGAGACCGGGTTAAAGACTCAGGCTCCCCCCAAAGACTGTCAACATACGACAACGTTACTGCATCTAGTCTGAGCGTACCGAGTGTAGCCAGCACAACATGGTCCACTTCCTCTTGTGAGATTTCTGTTCCAGACTCTGTCAGTAGCTGCGCTGCCTGCAATGTGAGTGACTCTTCAGGGCagatctgtggcaaagtggaaTGGTCTACACAAGCCTCTCAAGGGCAGAGTGACATCAAAACTTCTGAGTTGGAGAACAGTAGCGAGGGGTTGGAAGTTTACATTAGCAGCATGAACTGCAGTGAACACAGTAACATGGTGACTACATCAAATGACTCTGCCAGCTGTTCAAAAGCACTGACCAGCCTGGTTACAGAGCTCAGAGAGGAGCTAGGGAAACAAAAAGAGGAATACGAGACCAGGATAAGAAG ACTTGAAGAATCAAGTGCAGAGCTGCACGTGCAAGTCAATAGACTTGAGGAGGAACTGgaccaagaaaaaaagaaatatgcaaTGCTTGAAATAAAACTTCGAAACTCAGACCGGGCTCGAGACGATGCAGAGAAAAGAAACCAACTCTTgcaaaaagaaatggaagaatttTTTGCTACACTCGGTGATCTAACTCTTGGAACCAGGACAACAAACATATAA
- the LOC117417917 gene encoding rho GTPase-activating protein 22-like isoform X6, which translates to MANSQNDMEDWVKAIRRVIWAPFGGGIFGQRLEDTVQYEQKFGQRLAPLMVEQCVDFIRERGLDEEGLFRMPGQANLVKELQDAFDCGDKPLFDSNTDVHTVASLLKLYLRELPEPVIPFAKYEDFLSCAQLLAKDEVEGIQELVNQVKNLPQANYNLLKYICKFLDEVQSHSNENKMSVQNLATVFGPNILRPKFEDPVTIMEGTSLVQHLMTVLISEHERLLTSTETEATVAQQEERPLFKCNMVEWISEDDLQGSHSKNKSVNQPDDLCSSATSLDVNISTPIMMSKVASQGKGDIQSQAATSPSKQMKSLPTWKYSFKSSGGKSSSVKLGGSSVDIPNLPSSGNWLINGLSSLRGHRRTSSGDRVKDSGSPQRLSTYDNVTASSLSVPSVASTTWSTSSCEISVPDSVSSCAACNVSDSSGQICGKVEWSTQASQGQSDIKTSELENSSEGLEVYISSMNCSEHSNMVTTSNDSASCSKALTSLVTELREELGKQKEEYETRIRRLEESSAELHVQVNRLEEELDQEKKKYAMLEIKLRNSDRARDDAEKRNQLLQKEMEEFFATLGDLTLGTRTTNI; encoded by the exons GCATATTTGGCCAACGATTAGAAGACACTGTACAGTACGAACAGAAGTTCGGACAGCGTCTGGCTCCATTGATGGTAGAACAGTGCGTAGATTTCATTCGAGAGAGAGGCTTGGATGAAGAGGGATTATTCCGAATGCCCGGCCAGGCAAACTTAGTAAAAGAATTACAGGATGCCTTTGATTGTGGAGACAAGCCTCTTTTTGACAG TAACACTGACGTCCACACAGTCGCATCCCTACTAAAGTTATATCTTCGAGAGCTGCCAGAGCCTGTTATCCCCTTTGCCAAGTATGAAGACTTTCTCTCCTGTGCACAGCTGTTAGCCAAGGATGAGGTGGAG GGTATTCAGGAGCTGGTAAACCAAGTGAAAAATCTTCCTCAGGCCAATTACAACCTTCTTAAGTACATTTGCAA ATTCCTTGATGAAGTCCAGTCCCactcaaatgaaaataaaatgagtgTGCAGAACCTTGCCACAGTTTTTGGGCCAAATATTCTACGACCTAAATTTGAAGACCCAGTGACTATAATGGAAG GAACCTCGCTTGTGCAGCATCTTATGACAGTGCTTATTAGCGAACATGAACGACTTCTCACCAGTACAGAAACAGAAGCCACTGTCGCCCAGCAAGAAGAGAGACCCCTGTTTAAATGCAACATGGTTGAGTGGATTTCTGAAGATGACCTACAGGGAAGCCACTCGAAGAACAAAAGCGTGAATCAACCTGATGATCTCTGCAGCAGTGCCACTTCACTTGACGTTAACATCAGCACCCCCATAATGATGTCCAAAGTTGCATCTCAGGGAAAGGGAGATATACAAAGCCAAGCAGCAACCAGTCCCAGTAAACAGATGAAGTCCCTTCCAACCTGGAAATATTCCTTTAAAAGTTCAGGGGGGAAATCTAGCAGTGTTAAATTAGGTGGCTCCTCAGTGGATATTCCAAATTTGCCATCTAGTGGAAACTGGTTAATTAATGGACTTTCATCCCTCCGTGGCCATAGAAGGACTTCATCAGGAGACCGGGTTAAAGACTCAGGCTCCCCCCAAAGACTGTCAACATACGACAACGTTACTGCATCTAGTCTGAGCGTACCGAGTGTAGCCAGCACAACATGGTCCACTTCCTCTTGTGAGATTTCTGTTCCAGACTCTGTCAGTAGCTGCGCTGCCTGCAATGTGAGTGACTCTTCAGGGCagatctgtggcaaagtggaaTGGTCTACACAAGCCTCTCAAGGGCAGAGTGACATCAAAACTTCTGAGTTGGAGAACAGTAGCGAGGGGTTGGAAGTTTACATTAGCAGCATGAACTGCAGTGAACACAGTAACATGGTGACTACATCAAATGACTCTGCCAGCTGTTCAAAAGCACTGACCAGCCTGGTTACAGAGCTCAGAGAGGAGCTAGGGAAACAAAAAGAGGAATACGAGACCAGGATAAGAAG ACTTGAAGAATCAAGTGCAGAGCTGCACGTGCAAGTCAATAGACTTGAGGAGGAACTGgaccaagaaaaaaagaaatatgcaaTGCTTGAAATAAAACTTCGAAACTCAGACCGGGCTCGAGACGATGCAGAGAAAAGAAACCAACTCTTgcaaaaagaaatggaagaatttTTTGCTACACTCGGTGATCTAACTCTTGGAACCAGGACAACAAACATATAA
- the LOC117418084 gene encoding mitogen-activated protein kinase 8 isoform X2, with product MNRNKREKEYYSLDVGDSTFTVLKRYQTLRPIGSGAQGIVCSAYDHNLERNVAIKKLSRPFQNQTHAKRAYRELVLMKCVNHKNIIGLLNVFTPQKSLEEFQDVYIVMELMDANLCQVIQMELDHERLSYLLYQTLCGIKHLHSAGIIHRDLKPSNIVVKSDCTLKILDFGLARTAATGLLMTPYVVTRYYRAPEVILGMGYQANVDIWSVGCIMAEMVRHKILFPGRDYIDQWNKVIEQLGTPSQEFLMKLNQSVRTYVENRPRYAGYTFEKLFPDVLFPADSEHNKLKASQARDLLSKMLVIDASKRISVDEALQHPYINVWYDPAEVEAPPPLITDKQLDEREHTVEEWKELIYKEVHECEERTKNGVIRGQPASLGAAVINGSQHPLSSSSVNDVSSMSTDPTLASDTDSSLETSAGPLGCCR from the exons ATGAATAGAAATAAGCGTGAAAAAGAATACTACAGTTTAGATGTTGGAGATTCAACATTTACTGTTTTGAAACGATATCAAACTTTAAGACCTATTGGCTCAGGGGCTCAGGGAATTGTCTG ctcAGCATATGACCACAACCTTGAAAGAAATGTTGCCATTAAGAAACTTAGTCGTCCTTTTCAAAATCAGACCCATGCCAAAAGAGCTTACAGAGAACTGGTGCTAATGAAGTGTGTCAATCACAAAAAT ATTATTGGCCTTCTTAATGTATTTACACCCCAAAAATCTCTTGAGGAATTCCAGGATGT TTACATTGTTATGGAGCTGATGGATGCCAATCTCTGTCAAGTGATTCAGATGGAGTTAGACCATGAGCGATTGTCCTACCTACTGTATCAGACGCTATGTGGAATCAAACATCTTCATTCGGCTGGAATCATACACAGG GATTTAAAACCCAGTAATATTGTAGTGAAGTCAGACTGCACACTGAAGATCCTTGACTTTGGACTAGCCAGGACAGCAGCCACTGGTTTATTGATGACACCTTATGTGGTCACACGCTATTACAGGGCACCCGAGGTCATTCTTGGAATGGGATATCAAGCAAATG TGGATATATGGTCTGTGGGGTGCATTATGGCAGAAATGGTTCGCCACAAAATCCTATTTCCAGGAAGGGACT ATATTGATCAGTGGAACAAAGTGATTGAACAGTTAGGGACACCATCCCAAGAGTTTTTAATGAAACTCAACCAATCCGTTAGAACCTATGTGGAAAACCGACCCAGGTATGCTGGATATACCTTTGAAAAGCTTTTCCCAGATGTCCTTTTTCCAGCTGACTCGGAGCACAACAAGCTCAAAG CTAGCCAAGCTAGAGATTTGCTATCTAAAATGCTTGTAATAGATGCATCCAAACGAATCTCTGTGGACGAGGCTCTTCAGCATCCATACATTAATGTCTGGTATGATCCCGCTGAAGTGGAAGCT CCCCCACCACTGATCACTGATAAGCAGTTAGATGAAAGAGAACACACAGTCGAAGAATGGAAAG AGTTGATATACAAGGAAGTCCATGAATGTGAAGAGAGGACGAAAAATGGGGTAATCCGAGGACAGCCTGCATCTTTAG gtgcagcagtgatcaatggcTCCCAGCATCCGTTGTCGTCTTCATCTGTCAATGATGTATCTTCCATGTCAACAGACCCCACATTGGCTTCAGACACTGACAGCAGTTTAGAAACATCAGCTGGACCACTTGGCTGCTGTAGATGA
- the LOC117418084 gene encoding mitogen-activated protein kinase 8 isoform X1, translating into MNRNKREKEYYSLDVGDSTFTVLKRYQTLRPIGSGAQGIVCSAYDHNLERNVAIKKLSRPFQNQTHAKRAYRELVLMKCVNHKNIIGLLNVFTPQKSLEEFQDVYIVMELMDANLCQVIQMELDHERLSYLLYQTLCGIKHLHSAGIIHRDLKPSNIVVKSDCTLKILDFGLARTAATGLLMTPYVVTRYYRAPEVILGMGYQANVDVWSIGCIMAEMVRGSVLFPGTDHIDQWNKVIEQLGTPSQEFLMKLNQSVRTYVENRPRYAGYTFEKLFPDVLFPADSEHNKLKASQARDLLSKMLVIDASKRISVDEALQHPYINVWYDPAEVEAPPPLITDKQLDEREHTVEEWKELIYKEVHECEERTKNGVIRGQPASLGAAVINGSQHPLSSSSVNDVSSMSTDPTLASDTDSSLETSAGPLGCCR; encoded by the exons ATGAATAGAAATAAGCGTGAAAAAGAATACTACAGTTTAGATGTTGGAGATTCAACATTTACTGTTTTGAAACGATATCAAACTTTAAGACCTATTGGCTCAGGGGCTCAGGGAATTGTCTG ctcAGCATATGACCACAACCTTGAAAGAAATGTTGCCATTAAGAAACTTAGTCGTCCTTTTCAAAATCAGACCCATGCCAAAAGAGCTTACAGAGAACTGGTGCTAATGAAGTGTGTCAATCACAAAAAT ATTATTGGCCTTCTTAATGTATTTACACCCCAAAAATCTCTTGAGGAATTCCAGGATGT TTACATTGTTATGGAGCTGATGGATGCCAATCTCTGTCAAGTGATTCAGATGGAGTTAGACCATGAGCGATTGTCCTACCTACTGTATCAGACGCTATGTGGAATCAAACATCTTCATTCGGCTGGAATCATACACAGG GATTTAAAACCCAGTAATATTGTAGTGAAGTCAGACTGCACACTGAAGATCCTTGACTTTGGACTAGCCAGGACAGCAGCCACTGGTTTATTGATGACACCTTATGTGGTCACACGCTATTACAGGGCACCCGAGGTCATTCTTGGAATGGGATATCAAGCAAATG TTGATGTCTGGTCAATTGGCTGTATCATGGCAGAAATGGTCAGAGGTAGTGTGTTGTTTCCTGGCACAGATC ATATTGATCAGTGGAACAAAGTGATTGAACAGTTAGGGACACCATCCCAAGAGTTTTTAATGAAACTCAACCAATCCGTTAGAACCTATGTGGAAAACCGACCCAGGTATGCTGGATATACCTTTGAAAAGCTTTTCCCAGATGTCCTTTTTCCAGCTGACTCGGAGCACAACAAGCTCAAAG CTAGCCAAGCTAGAGATTTGCTATCTAAAATGCTTGTAATAGATGCATCCAAACGAATCTCTGTGGACGAGGCTCTTCAGCATCCATACATTAATGTCTGGTATGATCCCGCTGAAGTGGAAGCT CCCCCACCACTGATCACTGATAAGCAGTTAGATGAAAGAGAACACACAGTCGAAGAATGGAAAG AGTTGATATACAAGGAAGTCCATGAATGTGAAGAGAGGACGAAAAATGGGGTAATCCGAGGACAGCCTGCATCTTTAG gtgcagcagtgatcaatggcTCCCAGCATCCGTTGTCGTCTTCATCTGTCAATGATGTATCTTCCATGTCAACAGACCCCACATTGGCTTCAGACACTGACAGCAGTTTAGAAACATCAGCTGGACCACTTGGCTGCTGTAGATGA
- the LOC117418084 gene encoding mitogen-activated protein kinase 8 isoform X3: MNRNKREKEYYSLDVGDSTFTVLKRYQTLRPIGSGAQGIVCSAYDHNLERNVAIKKLSRPFQNQTHAKRAYRELVLMKCVNHKNIIGLLNVFTPQKSLEEFQDVYIVMELMDANLCQVIQMELDHERLSYLLYQTLCGIKHLHSAGIIHRDLKPSNIVVKSDCTLKILDFGLARTAATGLLMTPYVVTRYYRAPEVILGMGYQANVDVWSIGCIMAEMVRGSVLFPGTDHIDQWNKVIEQLGTPSQEFLMKLNQSVRTYVENRPRYAGYTFEKLFPDVLFPADSEHNKLKASQARDLLSKMLVIDASKRISVDEALQHPYINVWYDPAEVEAPPPLITDKQLDEREHTVEEWKELIYKEVHECEERTKNGVIRGQPASLAQVQQ; encoded by the exons ATGAATAGAAATAAGCGTGAAAAAGAATACTACAGTTTAGATGTTGGAGATTCAACATTTACTGTTTTGAAACGATATCAAACTTTAAGACCTATTGGCTCAGGGGCTCAGGGAATTGTCTG ctcAGCATATGACCACAACCTTGAAAGAAATGTTGCCATTAAGAAACTTAGTCGTCCTTTTCAAAATCAGACCCATGCCAAAAGAGCTTACAGAGAACTGGTGCTAATGAAGTGTGTCAATCACAAAAAT ATTATTGGCCTTCTTAATGTATTTACACCCCAAAAATCTCTTGAGGAATTCCAGGATGT TTACATTGTTATGGAGCTGATGGATGCCAATCTCTGTCAAGTGATTCAGATGGAGTTAGACCATGAGCGATTGTCCTACCTACTGTATCAGACGCTATGTGGAATCAAACATCTTCATTCGGCTGGAATCATACACAGG GATTTAAAACCCAGTAATATTGTAGTGAAGTCAGACTGCACACTGAAGATCCTTGACTTTGGACTAGCCAGGACAGCAGCCACTGGTTTATTGATGACACCTTATGTGGTCACACGCTATTACAGGGCACCCGAGGTCATTCTTGGAATGGGATATCAAGCAAATG TTGATGTCTGGTCAATTGGCTGTATCATGGCAGAAATGGTCAGAGGTAGTGTGTTGTTTCCTGGCACAGATC ATATTGATCAGTGGAACAAAGTGATTGAACAGTTAGGGACACCATCCCAAGAGTTTTTAATGAAACTCAACCAATCCGTTAGAACCTATGTGGAAAACCGACCCAGGTATGCTGGATATACCTTTGAAAAGCTTTTCCCAGATGTCCTTTTTCCAGCTGACTCGGAGCACAACAAGCTCAAAG CTAGCCAAGCTAGAGATTTGCTATCTAAAATGCTTGTAATAGATGCATCCAAACGAATCTCTGTGGACGAGGCTCTTCAGCATCCATACATTAATGTCTGGTATGATCCCGCTGAAGTGGAAGCT CCCCCACCACTGATCACTGATAAGCAGTTAGATGAAAGAGAACACACAGTCGAAGAATGGAAAG AGTTGATATACAAGGAAGTCCATGAATGTGAAGAGAGGACGAAAAATGGGGTAATCCGAGGACAGCCTGCATCTTTAG CACAggtgcagcagtga